A portion of the Macaca mulatta isolate MMU2019108-1 chromosome 4, T2T-MMU8v2.0, whole genome shotgun sequence genome contains these proteins:
- the TMEM14B gene encoding transmembrane protein 14B isoform X1, whose amino-acid sequence MEKSPFPLVPLHWFGFGYTAVVVSGGIVGYVKTGRVASLAAGLLFGSLAGLGSYQMSQDPRNVWVFLAATSVTFVGVLGLRSYYYGKVMPVGLIAGASLLMAAKVGVRMLMTAD is encoded by the exons ATGGAGAAGAGCCCCTTCCCATT AGTGCCTTTGCATTGGTTTGGCTTTGGCTACACAGCAGTGGTTGTTTCTGGTGGGATCGTTGGCTATGTAAAAACAG GAAGGGTGGCGTCCCTGGCTGCAGGGCTGCTCTTCGGCAGCCTCGCTGGCCTGGGTTCTTACCAGATGTCTCAGGATCCAAGGAACGTTTGGGTTTTCCTAG CTGCTACATCTGTTACTTTTGTTGGTGTTTTGGGATTGAGATCCTACTACTATGGAAAAGTCATGCCTGTAGGTTTAATTGCAGGTGCCAG TTTGCTGATGGCCGCCAAAGTTGGAGTTCGTATGTTGATGACAGCTGATTAG